A part of Polyangiaceae bacterium genomic DNA contains:
- a CDS encoding tetratricopeptide repeat protein: MDDHLKQILLLGREHYANREYDQAEYLLKQVAEQAHAFADVHNMLGVIAHSRGHFSEAERQFETAVSINPRYTEAQLNLMVTYNDLGKYDKARGIYGSVRTRDVSGRAQPDSFVRGKIANMHADVSQAYLDAGMPEEATLELERAVALCPRFADLRTRLGVLYRDATKTDRAREEFEAALQANPSYHQARLMLAVLMLTTGEETQAIAELDKVLAADPENKSAQMYLRIAKGYSARDSKA, encoded by the coding sequence ATGGACGACCATCTCAAGCAGATCCTCCTGCTCGGGCGTGAGCACTACGCCAACCGCGAGTACGACCAGGCGGAGTACTTGCTCAAGCAGGTGGCAGAGCAGGCCCACGCCTTCGCGGACGTCCACAACATGCTGGGAGTCATTGCTCACAGCCGCGGCCATTTCAGTGAGGCAGAACGCCAGTTCGAGACCGCGGTGTCGATCAACCCTCGCTACACCGAAGCCCAGCTCAACCTGATGGTCACCTACAACGACCTCGGGAAATACGACAAGGCGCGGGGGATCTACGGCAGCGTGCGCACGCGTGACGTGAGCGGCCGAGCCCAGCCCGACTCATTCGTACGTGGAAAAATCGCGAACATGCACGCCGACGTGAGCCAGGCCTACCTCGACGCCGGCATGCCCGAAGAGGCCACCCTGGAGCTCGAGCGCGCCGTGGCGCTGTGTCCTCGCTTCGCGGATCTGCGGACGCGCCTCGGAGTGCTGTATCGCGACGCCACGAAGACCGACCGCGCGCGGGAAGAATTCGAGGCCGCGCTCCAAGCGAACCCAAGCTACCACCAGGCGCGGCTGATGCTCGCGGTGCTCATGCTCACGACGGGTGAAGAGACTCAAGCCATCGCAGAGCTCGACAAGGTGCTGGCCGCCGACCCGGAAAACAAGTCAGCTCAAATGTACCTGCGCATCGCCAAGGGCTACAGCGCGCGCGACTCCAAAGCTTGA
- a CDS encoding DUF2062 domain-containing protein produces MSPPSAAPKSARNSGLRVGAKRLYRRLRGGTLTPARAALSVGVGVFIGCLPLYGLHLPLCALVCLPLRLDLVTCYLAANISNPFFAPFLLIAEVELGSRLLHGAAAELDRTRPLAEIAARFASELAVGAPLVGLGLALVFAAIAFKLVERQRSHGPELDAAIQRTVARYASALPKHRYYVRGKLRFDPLTAQAQALKELGHLVDLGCGRGQFALLLLELGVAERVTGYDFDAEKIEVAKRAAAGAPNVQFSVADLAAPPPLSGDSFLVLDVLHYLPEDAQQRLLERITRALPAGGQLMIREASPAARPSSALTRFAERMGRTLRMNRADEFRFVDPAELRERLEALGLSCELTDASEGTPLDNYLIVASRICSSHATESEPALLHEEG; encoded by the coding sequence TTGAGTCCTCCGTCAGCCGCCCCTAAATCCGCGCGGAATAGCGGCCTGCGAGTTGGCGCCAAGCGCCTCTATCGGCGCCTGCGCGGCGGCACGCTGACGCCTGCGCGCGCCGCTCTGTCCGTCGGGGTTGGTGTGTTCATCGGTTGCCTGCCGCTGTACGGGCTGCATCTGCCGCTATGTGCGCTGGTTTGCTTGCCCCTGCGCCTCGACCTCGTGACGTGTTACCTCGCGGCAAACATCTCGAACCCGTTCTTCGCACCCTTCCTCCTGATCGCGGAGGTGGAGCTAGGGAGCCGCTTGCTACATGGCGCAGCGGCGGAGCTGGATCGAACGCGCCCGCTAGCGGAGATCGCCGCCCGCTTCGCTTCGGAGCTGGCTGTTGGCGCGCCGCTCGTAGGGCTCGGTCTCGCACTGGTGTTCGCTGCTATCGCCTTCAAGCTGGTGGAGCGGCAGCGCTCCCACGGTCCCGAGCTCGATGCAGCCATTCAACGCACTGTTGCGCGCTACGCTTCCGCTCTCCCCAAACATCGCTACTACGTGCGCGGCAAGCTGCGCTTCGATCCACTCACGGCTCAGGCACAAGCGCTGAAGGAGCTTGGGCACCTCGTGGATCTAGGTTGCGGTCGCGGACAGTTTGCGCTGCTCTTGCTGGAGCTGGGAGTTGCCGAGCGGGTCACGGGCTACGACTTCGACGCCGAGAAGATCGAAGTCGCGAAGCGGGCCGCAGCAGGCGCGCCGAACGTCCAGTTCTCCGTCGCTGACCTCGCCGCTCCGCCGCCGCTCAGCGGGGACAGCTTCCTCGTGCTCGACGTCTTGCACTACTTGCCTGAGGACGCGCAGCAGCGCCTCCTCGAACGCATCACGCGGGCGCTGCCAGCGGGCGGTCAACTGATGATCCGCGAGGCATCACCAGCGGCTCGGCCAAGCTCCGCGCTGACGCGCTTTGCGGAACGCATGGGGCGAACCCTGCGCATGAATCGCGCAGACGAGTTCCGCTTCGTTGATCCAGCCGAGCTTCGTGAACGCCTCGAGGCGCTGGGGCTCAGCTGCGAGCTGACAGATGCCTCCGAGGGCACGCCACTCGACAACTACCTCATTGTTGCCTCACGGATATGTTCGTCCCACGCAACAGAGTCAGAGCCCGCTCTTCTGCACGAAGAAGGCTAG
- a CDS encoding glycosyltransferase: MTRASKVVFFAPHAPGEHGGVANATWRIAQQAAARGEEVHLVCWSKHAPPGGCVTRERHGRGEALDSSEEPSSEDQGRSEKQCVFEHHVGRQGDLERDLMALVEHGSSVLQRSDADLVHAIYGSDAGYAGVLAAQLAGVASLLSLRGNDVDRGLFRTDQFHLLKHAVENATLVSGVSREICMKAGRAFNRSVNHVTNSVDARVFKPEEPDNSLRAALDLEPGAKVLGFVGELREKKGMRFLLPAFAELSRGAPLHLLLIGGVRRDAQRAYAAFEATAPDAAARIKLLEYSGSPKRLCRLLALCDLVVFPSLFEGTPNAALEAMAAARPVLATRVGGHIDIIEHGVTGALLDTHDLDQLPDAMQECLESAERLTWGKRARNYVLQAHAPSLESETYERLYAEARAAKLSPLT, encoded by the coding sequence ATGACGCGCGCTTCCAAGGTGGTGTTCTTTGCTCCTCATGCTCCGGGAGAACATGGGGGCGTCGCCAATGCCACCTGGCGGATCGCGCAACAAGCGGCGGCGCGCGGCGAGGAAGTGCACCTCGTGTGTTGGTCGAAGCACGCGCCGCCCGGGGGCTGCGTCACCCGTGAGAGGCACGGCCGCGGCGAAGCGCTGGACAGCAGCGAGGAACCGAGCAGCGAGGATCAAGGACGCAGCGAAAAGCAGTGCGTGTTCGAGCATCATGTCGGGCGCCAGGGAGATCTGGAACGCGACCTGATGGCACTGGTCGAGCATGGCAGTAGCGTGCTCCAGCGCAGCGACGCGGATCTGGTCCACGCGATCTATGGGAGCGATGCGGGCTACGCTGGAGTGCTCGCAGCACAGCTAGCAGGGGTCGCCTCCTTACTCAGCCTGCGCGGTAATGACGTCGACCGGGGTCTCTTCCGCACGGATCAATTTCATCTACTCAAACACGCCGTGGAGAACGCCACGCTGGTCAGCGGCGTCTCACGGGAGATTTGCATGAAGGCCGGGCGCGCGTTCAACCGCTCGGTGAATCACGTCACGAACTCCGTCGACGCACGGGTGTTCAAGCCCGAAGAGCCTGACAACAGCCTGCGCGCGGCCCTCGACCTGGAGCCAGGGGCGAAGGTGCTCGGGTTCGTAGGTGAGCTGCGAGAGAAGAAGGGCATGCGCTTCTTGCTGCCCGCCTTCGCCGAGCTGAGTCGAGGGGCGCCGCTGCATCTGCTGCTGATCGGCGGTGTGCGGCGCGATGCCCAGCGGGCCTACGCCGCATTCGAAGCCACCGCTCCCGACGCTGCCGCGCGCATCAAGCTGCTCGAGTACTCGGGGAGTCCAAAGCGCCTGTGTCGCCTGCTCGCGCTGTGCGACTTGGTGGTCTTTCCGTCGCTCTTCGAGGGCACGCCCAACGCGGCCTTGGAGGCGATGGCCGCCGCGCGTCCCGTACTCGCAACCCGAGTGGGTGGGCACATCGACATCATCGAGCACGGCGTCACCGGCGCACTGCTCGACACTCATGATCTGGACCAGTTGCCCGACGCGATGCAGGAGTGCCTCGAGAGCGCCGAGCGTCTGACCTGGGGCAAGCGGGCGCGCAACTACGTGCTCCAGGCACACGCGCCTAGCCTGGAGAGCGAAACCTACGAACGACTCTACGCAGAGGCCCGGGCCGCCAAGCTCAGCCCGCTGACGTAG
- a CDS encoding glycosyltransferase family 4 protein, whose protein sequence is MAHVAADSSAAFVGGEARLAGLRVAYVAFEGFPNSKGSGTRIRQMTRALSDAGAEVHLVTLAPKPGAGAPPPGVVLHPVNLLEDNLLARALAFRDRVLRELVAIRPDVVHFRGVFEGEAALAYGQRRRVPTLFELNGLPSIELGYHYKALASSQSMQGKLRSLESGILQGADWALTQSQTTLGFMQSRGLPQATPRRVIPNAADPELFCPGSRALASPSVGSPARLLYVGATQAWQGTLELLMATRRLARELPVELSIVGPMRRKWRKQIERSVHRLKLDGSVSLLGAYPAGELPGLIQASHVCLAPLRRDVRNKHQGCSPIKVFEYMSCGRPVVSTDLPCMREIIEPGVTGELIESPRPKALADALLELLADDPRRAALGNAARQYIEEKASWELRRSALVDFYVSGLSLAARASA, encoded by the coding sequence GTGGCGCACGTCGCAGCGGATTCCAGCGCAGCTTTTGTTGGGGGGGAGGCGCGCCTCGCCGGGCTGCGAGTGGCTTACGTCGCCTTCGAAGGCTTCCCCAACTCGAAGGGCTCTGGCACGCGCATCCGGCAAATGACTCGGGCGCTCAGCGACGCCGGTGCAGAGGTGCACCTGGTCACTCTGGCACCAAAACCGGGCGCGGGCGCACCACCGCCAGGCGTCGTGTTGCATCCGGTGAACCTGCTCGAAGACAACCTGCTCGCCCGCGCCCTCGCGTTTCGCGACCGTGTGCTTCGAGAGCTGGTGGCGATTCGACCGGACGTCGTGCATTTCCGTGGGGTATTCGAGGGAGAGGCAGCGCTGGCCTACGGCCAGCGTCGTCGTGTCCCGACCTTGTTCGAGCTCAACGGCTTACCCTCCATCGAGCTTGGGTATCACTACAAGGCCCTGGCGAGCTCGCAGAGCATGCAGGGTAAGCTGAGGTCGCTGGAGTCAGGGATCCTCCAGGGCGCCGATTGGGCGCTCACCCAGAGTCAGACGACCCTCGGGTTCATGCAGAGCCGCGGCTTGCCGCAAGCAACGCCTCGTAGAGTGATCCCAAACGCGGCGGACCCGGAGCTGTTCTGTCCCGGTTCGCGGGCGCTTGCGTCGCCCAGCGTTGGCAGCCCCGCACGGCTGCTCTACGTGGGTGCGACTCAAGCGTGGCAGGGCACGCTGGAGCTCTTGATGGCCACCCGCCGTCTCGCGCGAGAGCTACCGGTAGAGCTCTCCATCGTCGGCCCGATGCGTCGCAAGTGGCGCAAACAGATCGAGCGCAGTGTCCACCGCCTCAAGCTGGATGGCAGCGTCTCGTTGCTCGGTGCTTACCCGGCGGGTGAACTACCCGGGTTGATCCAGGCGTCCCATGTGTGCTTGGCCCCTCTGCGGCGTGACGTGCGCAACAAGCATCAGGGTTGCAGTCCAATCAAGGTGTTTGAGTACATGAGCTGTGGCCGCCCGGTGGTTTCGACGGATCTCCCGTGCATGCGCGAGATCATCGAGCCTGGGGTCACCGGAGAGCTGATCGAGTCGCCGCGGCCCAAGGCGCTTGCCGACGCGCTGCTCGAGTTGCTGGCGGACGACCCGCGCCGGGCGGCGCTCGGTAATGCCGCGCGGCAATACATCGAGGAGAAGGCTAGCTGGGAGCTGCGTCGCAGCGCGCTGGTTGACTTCTACGTCAGCGGGCTGAGCTTGGCGGCCCGGGCCTCTGCGTAG